In Sciurus carolinensis chromosome 17, mSciCar1.2, whole genome shotgun sequence, one genomic interval encodes:
- the LOC124968902 gene encoding LOW QUALITY PROTEIN: adenosine 5'-monophosphoramidase HINT1-like (The sequence of the model RefSeq protein was modified relative to this genomic sequence to represent the inferred CDS: deleted 1 base in 1 codon; substituted 1 base at 1 genomic stop codon) — protein MADEITKTQVTRPGDNTIFRNIIRKEIWVKIISEDDQCLAFHDISPQATTHFFVSNXVQIKTSHTVQISAAEDDDESLHGHLMIVGKKCAADPGQKNGYQMVVNEGADGGQSVYHVHLHVLRGQQMNWPPN, from the exons ATGGCAGATGAGATCACCAAGACTCAGGTCACCCGGCCTGGGGACAACACCATCTTCAGGAATATCATCCGCAAGGAAATCTGGGTCAAAATCATTTCTGAAGATGACCAGTGTCTTGCCTTCCATGACATTTCCCCTCAAGCAACAACACATTTTTTTGTA TCCAACTgagtgcaaattaaaacctcaCATACAGTTCAGATTTCTGCAGCAGAAGATGATGATGAAAGTCTTCACGGACATTTAATGATTGTTGGCAAGAAATGTGCTGCTGATCCAGGCCAAAAGAATGGTTATCAAATGGTGGTAAATGAAGGTGCAGATGGGGGACAGTCTGTCTATCATGTTCATCTCCATGTTCTTAGAGGTCAGCAGATGAACTGGCCTCCCAATTAA